A genome region from Microvirgula aerodenitrificans DSM 15089 includes the following:
- a CDS encoding electron transfer flavoprotein-ubiquinone oxidoreductase, translating to MEYDVVIVGGGPAGLSSAIRLKQLAAENGREISVCLLEKGSEIGAHILSGAVIETRALDELIPDWKDKGAPLNTPATADRFLYLTETGSRALPTPPQMHNDGNYIVSLGNFCRWLGEQAEALGVEIYPGFAAAEVLYHEDGSVKGVATGDMGLDREGNRTDAWEAGMELWARQTIFAEGCRGSLTKTLFERFKLRDGVEPQTYGIGIKELWEVKPELHQPGSVTHTIGWPMNTSTYGGSFIYHLENNQVVVGYVVGLDYQNPHLSPFDEFQRFKTHPAIRGVFEGGRRLSYGARALSEGGLQSVPKLTFPGGVLVGDTAGFLNVPKIKGTHTAMKSAMLAADTLFALLGDENAGNEATGYTAAYKASWVHDELYSVRNVRPSFQWGLWPAMIYSAIDTYLFRGRAPWTLHHKHADHETLKPASQMPKIVYPKPDNVLTFDKLSSVFLSNTNHREDEPIHLRLKDPGVPIRINLATYDAPEQRYCPAGVYEIVGQDTGEPRLQINSQNCVHCKTCDIKDPTQNINWVTPEGGGGPNYPNM from the coding sequence ATGGAATACGACGTGGTGATCGTCGGTGGCGGCCCGGCCGGGCTGTCCAGCGCGATTCGCCTCAAGCAGCTCGCTGCCGAGAACGGCCGCGAGATTTCCGTCTGCCTGCTGGAAAAGGGCTCGGAAATCGGTGCCCACATTCTGTCCGGCGCGGTGATCGAGACCCGCGCCCTCGACGAACTGATCCCCGACTGGAAAGACAAGGGTGCGCCGCTGAATACGCCGGCGACCGCCGACCGTTTCCTGTATCTGACCGAAACCGGCTCGCGTGCGCTGCCGACGCCGCCGCAGATGCACAACGACGGCAATTACATCGTCAGCCTGGGCAACTTCTGTCGCTGGCTCGGCGAACAGGCCGAGGCGCTGGGCGTGGAAATCTACCCGGGCTTTGCCGCCGCCGAGGTGCTGTACCACGAGGACGGCTCGGTCAAGGGCGTGGCGACCGGCGACATGGGGCTGGACCGTGAAGGCAACCGCACCGATGCGTGGGAAGCCGGCATGGAATTGTGGGCCAGACAGACCATCTTCGCCGAAGGCTGCCGTGGCTCGCTGACCAAGACGCTGTTCGAGCGCTTCAAGCTGCGTGATGGCGTCGAGCCGCAGACCTATGGCATCGGCATCAAGGAACTGTGGGAGGTCAAACCGGAGCTGCATCAGCCGGGTTCGGTCACCCACACCATCGGCTGGCCGATGAATACCAGCACCTATGGCGGTTCGTTTATCTATCACCTGGAAAACAACCAGGTGGTGGTCGGCTATGTGGTCGGTCTGGACTACCAGAACCCGCACCTGTCGCCGTTCGATGAATTCCAGCGCTTCAAGACCCACCCGGCCATCCGCGGCGTGTTCGAAGGCGGTCGCCGGCTGTCGTACGGCGCCCGCGCGCTGTCCGAGGGCGGCCTGCAGTCGGTGCCGAAGCTGACCTTCCCCGGCGGCGTACTGGTCGGCGATACCGCCGGCTTCCTGAACGTGCCGAAGATCAAGGGCACGCACACGGCAATGAAGTCCGCCATGCTGGCGGCCGACACCCTTTTCGCGCTGCTCGGCGACGAGAACGCCGGCAACGAAGCCACCGGCTATACCGCCGCCTACAAGGCGAGCTGGGTCCACGACGAACTGTACAGCGTGCGCAATGTGCGGCCGTCGTTCCAGTGGGGGCTGTGGCCGGCCATGATCTACTCGGCCATCGACACCTATCTGTTCCGTGGTCGCGCACCGTGGACGCTGCATCACAAGCATGCCGACCACGAGACGCTGAAACCGGCCAGCCAGATGCCGAAGATCGTCTATCCGAAGCCGGACAATGTGCTGACCTTCGACAAGCTGTCCAGCGTGTTCCTGTCCAATACCAATCACCGCGAGGACGAGCCGATCCACTTGCGGCTGAAGGACCCGGGCGTGCCGATCCGCATCAACCTGGCGACATACGACGCCCCGGAGCAGCGCTACTGCCCGGCCGGCGTGTACGAGATCGTCGGGCAGGACACGGGGGAGCCCCGTCTGCAGATCAACTCGCAGAACTGTGTGCACTGCAAGACCTGTGACATCAAGGACCCGACCCAGAACATCAACTGGGTTACGCCGGAGGGTGGCGGCGGTCCGAACTATCCGAACATGTAA
- a CDS encoding CaiB/BaiF CoA transferase family protein gives MSGPLSGIRVLDLSRVLAGPWASQTLADLGADVVKIERPGSGDDTRHWGPPNLDDGTAAYFLAANRGKRSVTVDISRPEGRELVARLAAEADVLLENYKVGGLRKYGLDYDSLKTVNPRLIYCSITGFGQTGPYAQHAGYDYIVQGMSGLMSITGPADGEPHKVGVAVTDLFTGMYAVSAITAALYGREKSGHGERIDLALFDCALTMLANVNMNWLVGGKTPSRLGNGHANIVPYQVFAASDGHFILACGNDSQFARVAEQVGLPALAQDDRFATNPQRVAHRELLVPQLAEVFATRGRDEWLARLDAAGVPCGPINTVDEAFADPQIVARGLRADLVDGHGRAVPQVVSPIRLEVEPLVYHRAPPALGEHTGEVLAELGYSGDEVARLRAQGVI, from the coding sequence ATGTCCGGTCCGCTTTCCGGCATCAGGGTGCTCGATCTGTCCCGCGTGCTGGCCGGCCCCTGGGCCAGCCAGACGCTGGCTGATCTCGGCGCCGATGTGGTCAAGATCGAACGTCCCGGCAGCGGGGACGATACCCGCCACTGGGGCCCTCCCAACCTCGACGACGGCACGGCGGCCTATTTCCTGGCCGCCAATCGCGGCAAGCGCTCGGTCACGGTCGACATCAGCCGGCCGGAAGGCCGCGAGCTGGTGGCGCGTCTGGCGGCCGAAGCCGATGTGCTGCTGGAAAACTACAAGGTCGGCGGGCTGCGCAAGTACGGCCTCGACTACGACAGTCTGAAGACGGTGAACCCGCGACTGATCTACTGCTCGATTACCGGCTTCGGCCAGACCGGGCCGTATGCACAGCATGCCGGTTATGACTACATCGTTCAGGGCATGTCGGGGCTGATGAGCATCACCGGCCCTGCCGACGGCGAGCCGCACAAGGTCGGGGTGGCGGTGACCGACCTGTTTACCGGCATGTACGCGGTCAGTGCCATTACCGCCGCGCTGTACGGGCGGGAAAAGAGCGGCCACGGCGAGCGGATCGATCTGGCGCTGTTCGACTGCGCCCTGACGATGCTGGCCAACGTCAACATGAACTGGCTGGTCGGCGGCAAGACCCCGTCGCGACTCGGCAATGGTCACGCCAATATCGTGCCCTACCAGGTCTTTGCCGCCAGCGACGGCCATTTCATCCTGGCCTGCGGCAACGACAGCCAGTTTGCGCGCGTCGCCGAGCAGGTCGGGCTGCCGGCACTGGCGCAGGACGACCGCTTCGCCACCAACCCGCAGCGGGTCGCCCATCGCGAACTGCTGGTGCCGCAACTGGCCGAAGTGTTCGCCACCCGTGGCCGCGATGAATGGCTGGCGCGACTCGATGCGGCCGGCGTGCCGTGCGGACCGATCAATACCGTCGACGAGGCCTTTGCCGATCCGCAGATTGTCGCGCGCGGTCTGCGCGCCGATCTGGTCGACGGTCATGGCCGGGCCGTGCCGCAGGTCGTGAGTCCGATCAGGCTGGAGGTCGAGCCGCTGGTTTATCATCGCGCGCCGCCGGCCCTGGGCGAGCACACCGGTGAGGTACTGGCGGAACTCGGCTATTCCGGGGACGAGGTGGCAAGGCTGCGGGCGCAGGGCGTGATCTGA
- a CDS encoding acyl-CoA dehydrogenase, whose protein sequence is MAATQNRAPFQWDDALLLEAELTEEERMVRDSAHDYCQERLLPRVRQGFRDERFDREIMSEMGELGLLGCTIDGYGCAGLSHVAYGLIAREVERVDSGYRSAMSVQSSLVMHPIWAYGSDEQKDRYLPKLASGEWVGCFGLTEPDAGSDPAGMKTRARRVDGGYLLSGSKMWITNSPIADVFVVWAKDDDGEIRGFILEKGMPGLSAPKIEGKFSLRASITGEIVMDEVQVADAQLLPNVKGLKGPFGCLNKARFGIAWGAMGAAEFCWHAARQYTLDRKQFGRPLAANQLIQLKLANMQTEISLGLQAALRVGRLLDEGRAAPEMISLIKRNNCGKALDIARVARDMHGGNGISDEYGVIRHMLNLEAVNTYEGTHDVHALILGRAQTGIQAFS, encoded by the coding sequence ATGGCTGCAACGCAAAACCGGGCCCCGTTCCAGTGGGATGACGCCCTGCTGCTGGAAGCAGAACTGACCGAAGAAGAACGCATGGTGCGCGACAGCGCGCACGACTACTGCCAGGAACGGCTGCTGCCGCGTGTCCGCCAGGGCTTCCGTGACGAGCGCTTCGACCGCGAAATCATGAGCGAGATGGGGGAACTGGGCCTGCTGGGCTGCACCATCGACGGCTACGGCTGCGCCGGCCTGTCGCACGTGGCCTACGGGCTGATCGCCCGCGAAGTCGAACGGGTCGATTCCGGCTACCGCTCGGCGATGAGCGTGCAGAGCTCGCTGGTCATGCATCCGATCTGGGCCTACGGTTCCGACGAGCAGAAGGACCGCTATCTGCCGAAGCTGGCCAGCGGCGAGTGGGTCGGCTGCTTCGGGCTGACCGAGCCGGACGCCGGCTCCGATCCGGCCGGGATGAAGACCCGTGCCCGTCGTGTCGACGGCGGCTATCTGCTGTCGGGCAGCAAGATGTGGATCACCAACAGCCCGATCGCCGACGTGTTCGTGGTCTGGGCCAAGGACGACGACGGCGAGATCCGCGGCTTTATCCTCGAAAAGGGCATGCCGGGGCTGTCGGCACCGAAAATCGAAGGCAAGTTCTCGCTTCGTGCGTCGATCACCGGCGAAATCGTCATGGACGAGGTCCAGGTGGCGGATGCGCAGCTGTTGCCGAACGTCAAGGGCCTGAAAGGGCCGTTCGGCTGCCTGAACAAGGCCCGCTTCGGCATCGCCTGGGGGGCGATGGGCGCTGCCGAGTTCTGCTGGCATGCTGCCCGCCAGTACACGCTGGACCGCAAGCAGTTCGGCCGCCCGCTGGCCGCCAACCAGTTGATCCAGTTGAAGCTGGCCAATATGCAGACCGAAATCAGCCTCGGGCTGCAGGCCGCGCTGCGGGTCGGCCGGCTGCTGGACGAAGGCCGCGCCGCGCCGGAAATGATCTCGCTGATCAAGCGCAACAACTGCGGCAAGGCGCTGGACATTGCCCGTGTCGCGCGCGACATGCATGGCGGCAACGGCATCAGCGATGAATACGGCGTGATCCGTCACATGCTGAACCTTGAGGCGGTCAACACCTACGAGGGCACCCACGACGTGCACGCGCTGATTCTCGGTCGCGCGCAGACCGGCATCCAGGCCTTTTCCTGA
- a CDS encoding IclR family transcriptional regulator: MTDTDKDRLFVTALARGLDVLSAFDGTAARMTNLQLASRTGLPKSTVSRLTYTLTQLGYLNAVDNGYTLGFRVLALAAAQLNRFELRTLAAPLMREFADRHQVSCSLATDDGVEMVYLECTRSSARVTVQLSVGSHVPMTRTAIGRAWLAGLEAAERDRVFARLGQHYGEAWPAEAARIETALAQYRQRGFTSSYGDYDDEVVAVGVPIAPMLQGQPKLAINASSPAYQISQERMEQDIAPDLVALADRLSGRA; the protein is encoded by the coding sequence ATGACCGATACCGACAAAGACCGACTTTTCGTAACCGCGCTGGCGCGCGGCCTGGACGTGCTGTCCGCCTTCGACGGCACCGCCGCGCGCATGACCAATCTGCAACTGGCCAGCCGCACCGGTCTGCCGAAATCGACTGTGTCACGGCTGACCTACACCCTGACCCAGCTCGGCTATCTGAATGCGGTCGACAATGGCTATACCCTCGGTTTCCGCGTGCTGGCGCTGGCCGCCGCACAACTGAACCGCTTCGAGCTGCGCACGCTGGCCGCGCCACTGATGCGCGAGTTCGCCGACCGCCATCAGGTGTCGTGCAGCCTGGCAACCGATGACGGGGTGGAGATGGTCTATCTGGAATGCACGCGCAGCAGCGCGCGGGTAACGGTGCAGTTGTCGGTTGGTTCGCATGTGCCGATGACCCGCACCGCCATCGGCCGCGCCTGGCTGGCGGGGCTGGAGGCGGCCGAACGCGACCGGGTGTTTGCGCGGCTCGGGCAGCACTACGGCGAGGCATGGCCGGCCGAAGCGGCCCGCATCGAAACCGCCCTGGCCCAGTACCGCCAGCGCGGCTTTACCTCGTCCTATGGCGATTACGACGATGAGGTGGTGGCGGTCGGAGTGCCGATCGCGCCGATGCTGCAGGGCCAGCCCAAGCTGGCGATCAACGCCAGCAGCCCGGCCTACCAGATCAGCCAGGAACGGATGGAGCAGGACATCGCCCCGGATCTGGTCGCGCTGGCCGACCGCCTGTCCGGCCGCGCCTGA
- the alr gene encoding alanine racemase, producing the protein MTRPIQATIDLAAIRQNYLLAKRLAPNSFAFAVIKADAYGHGYLRVAQALAPVADGYGLINIENALAMREAGITQPILLLEGCFDREEVDVAVANGLWVPVHSAFQLDWLRALPAGGRPLDVFIKINTGMNRLGFRPEQAADVLARLRQLPQVRVRGLMTHFATADDDEGIEPQLLRFDAVNARLDLPCCVANSAATLRYDVARREYVRPGIMLYGASPFADQSAEQLGLAPTMKLEAEIIGVQELQPGDRVGYGARFTASQPMRIGVVACGYADGYPRIARAGTPCVVDGVRTRLVGRVSMDMLTIDLDPVPQAGVGSKVTLWGGDGLSIDEVAAGADTIGYELMCALAARVPVVVVGE; encoded by the coding sequence ATGACCCGTCCGATTCAAGCGACGATAGATCTCGCCGCCATCCGTCAGAATTACCTGCTTGCCAAACGTCTGGCCCCCAACAGTTTTGCCTTCGCCGTCATCAAGGCTGATGCCTACGGACACGGCTACTTGCGTGTCGCGCAGGCGCTCGCGCCGGTGGCCGACGGCTACGGGCTGATCAATATCGAGAACGCGCTGGCAATGCGCGAGGCCGGCATCACCCAGCCGATCCTGCTGCTGGAAGGCTGCTTCGACCGAGAGGAAGTCGACGTCGCCGTGGCGAACGGGCTGTGGGTGCCGGTGCATTCCGCCTTCCAGCTCGACTGGCTGCGCGCGCTGCCGGCCGGTGGCCGGCCGCTGGACGTGTTCATCAAGATCAACACCGGCATGAACCGGCTCGGCTTCCGGCCGGAGCAGGCCGCCGACGTGCTGGCCCGGCTGCGACAACTGCCGCAGGTCAGGGTGCGCGGGCTGATGACCCACTTCGCCACCGCCGATGACGACGAAGGCATCGAACCGCAGTTGCTGCGCTTCGACGCCGTCAATGCCAGACTGGATCTGCCGTGCTGCGTGGCCAACTCGGCCGCGACACTGCGCTACGACGTGGCGCGGCGCGAGTATGTGCGCCCGGGCATCATGCTGTACGGCGCGAGCCCGTTTGCCGACCAGTCGGCCGAACAGCTCGGCCTGGCGCCGACCATGAAGCTGGAAGCGGAAATCATCGGCGTGCAGGAACTGCAGCCGGGCGACCGGGTTGGCTATGGTGCACGCTTTACCGCGTCGCAGCCGATGCGCATAGGTGTTGTCGCCTGCGGCTATGCCGACGGCTACCCGCGCATCGCCCGTGCCGGCACGCCGTGCGTGGTCGACGGCGTCCGTACCCGGCTGGTCGGCCGGGTGTCGATGGACATGCTGACCATCGATCTCGATCCGGTGCCGCAGGCCGGCGTCGGCAGCAAGGTCACGCTGTGGGGTGGCGACGGCCTGTCGATCGACGAAGTGGCCGCCGGCGCCGACACGATCGGCTATGAGCTCATGTGTGCGCTGGCCGCGCGCGTGCCGGTGGTGGTGGTCGGCGAATAA